The proteins below come from a single Salvelinus fontinalis isolate EN_2023a chromosome 1, ASM2944872v1, whole genome shotgun sequence genomic window:
- the pkmyt1 gene encoding membrane-associated tyrosine- and threonine-specific cdc2-inhibitory kinase — MSVYLETKVATTPLPLPTHFSKAEQSFSLKKRRLPFSSSSASSQSPPAHISHSLPPRPPSKGCPPLSRVFPQRPPSPWSPLSHSLIKSPPPLLLYDPGRQQSYFNQCFTNLGLLGRGSFGEVYKVLSLQDGHHYAVKRSVQRFRGNSERKRSMREAQNHERLCPHPHILGFVAAWEEGCRLYIQMELCCTSLLLHAEAQPSSPDEPAAWAYLCDLLSALHHLHTRGFAHLDLKPANVFLTRSGRLKLGDFGLALELRGESVAAGLPKGREEEDVQEGDPRYMAPELLRGEYGPAADVFSLGVSILELACNMEVPKGGEGWQQLRQGRLPAEFTNGLSVELQTVLRMMLAPELSVRATVPELLTLTVVRRHMWRRHVSLLLRETLLTLVTFCQSILYSGWGLFSSLNLPFLPRWTPPSPCTPPKESSELEFMLPPSTMMHTDSGSLEDVVFLPDALGPEHSPTFSHRIKSRLSMGSTSTPLPNSPPVFHQLSPAHTPTHSGHIHTPSRSLNLANTPSSIHSDRSHHTMTALTGSPKDTGSHRLSLIDRSMDAHNQHNTSTHTSQWPVRNWVRSEPLPRPSFEPKNLLSLFDETTSTLEGQS, encoded by the exons ATGTCTGTGTACTTGGAAACGAAAGTGGCCACcacacctctccccctccccacccaCTTCTCCAAGGCCGAGCAGTCCTTCTCCCTTAAGAAACGCCGCCTTCCCTTCTCTTCATCCTCCGCCTCATCTCAATCGCCTCCCGCCCATATCTCACACTCACTACCCCCGCGCCCCCCGTCCAAGGGCTGCCCCCCTCTGAGCCGGGTCTTCCCCCAGCGCCCCCCGTCCCCCTGGTctcccctctcccactccctcatCAAATCTCCCCCTCCGCTGTTGCTGTACGACCCCGGCAGACAGCAGTCCTACTTCAACCAGTGCTTCACCAACCTGGGCCTGCTGGGAAGAGGGTCCTTCGGTGAGGTGTACAAG GTGCTGAGCCTCCAGGACGGGCACCACTACGCTGTCAAGCGTTCAGTCCAGCGCTtcaggggcaacagtgagcgcaaAAGGAGTATGCGGGAAGCTCAGAACCACGAGCGCCTGTGCCCCCACCCACACATCCTGGGCTTTGTGGCAGCCTGGGAGGAGGGGTGCCGCTTGTACATCCAGATGGAACTGTGCTGCACCAGCCTGCTGCTGCACGCCGAGGCCCAACCTTCCAGCCCAG ATGAGCCTGCTGCGTGGGCATACCTGTGCGACCTCCTCTCGGCCCTGCACCATCTTCACACCCGCGGCTTCGCCCACCTGGACCTCAAGCCAGCCAACGTGTTCCTGACGCGCTCTGGCCGCCTCAAACTGGGAGACTTTGGGCTGGCACTGGAGCTCCGAGGGGAGAGTGTCGCCGCTGGCCTGccgaaggggagggaggaggaggatgtccaGGAGGGTGATCCCCGATACATGGCCCCAGAGCTGCTGAGGGGCGAGTATGGCCCTGCTGCTGATGTTTTCAG TCTTGGCGTGTCCATCTTGGAGCTGGCTTGCAATATGGAGGTGCcgaaagggggagagggatggcaGCAGCTCAGACAAGGCCGTCTACCCGCAGAGTTTACCAATG GCTTGTCAGTGGAGCTGCAGACTGTGCTGCGGATGATGCTGGCCCCAGAGCTGTCTGTGAGGGCCACCGTGCCCGAGCTCCTCACCCTGACAGTGGTCAGGAGACACATGTGGAGGCGCcatgtctccctcctcctccgcGAAACCCTGCTCACACTAGTCACCTTCTGCCAG TCTATTTTATACTCTGGTTGGGggctcttctcctctctcaacctcccgTTCCTTCCACGCTGGACGCCCCCTTCCCCGTGCACCCCTCCAAAGGAGAGTTCGGAGCTGGAGTTCATGCTGCCCCCCAGTACCATGATGCACACTGACTCAGGCAGCCTAGAGGACGTGGTGTTTTTGCCCGACGCCCTAGGCCCGGAGCACTCCCCCACCTTCTCTCACAG AATCAAATCCCGGCTATCCATGGGAAGCACCTCCACCCCTTTGCCAAACTCCCCTCCAGTATTCCATCAACTCAGTCCTGCCCACACCCCTACACACTCTGGTCACATCCACACACCTTCACGTAGCCTCAACCTCGCAAACACACCCTCCAGCATCCACTCAGACAGATCCCACCACACAATGACAGCACTCACAGGGTCCCCCAAAGACACAGGCTCTCACAGACTCAGCCTGATAGACCGGTCCATGGACGCACACAATCAGcacaacacatccacacacacttcCCAATGGCCCGTCCGGAACTGGGTCCGCTCAGAGCCCCTCCCTCGACCCAGCTTTGAACCAAAGAACCTGCTCAGTCTGTTCGATGAGACGACTTCTACGTTGGAAGGACAATCCTGA